The Geomonas ferrireducens genome includes a window with the following:
- a CDS encoding class I SAM-dependent methyltransferase has translation MTSYTEPVKNKARRIVIDNAIAALTKGRTESTLARRSYVREVRNHILRNDNRYDARVASELSDETIARWESFYDSIIQARTPANLKVAYLSGPNPENDLRVFCEAGVLPENIWAFESENSTYSEAVISALDSEFPFIKLVNGGLDAFVEASPQRFDILYLDFCGPLPSRNKKQKTLSALTKILAKHSLNSPGVLITNFSLPTELQDPSGRALIAKLVACYLYPKDFLESKDSEYGYIEGPVAHGFDPHEWHKKVVADLDHYYGEFVTRLLMDHASVISPYNRFPKNNAIFGKFFDIKDTD, from the coding sequence ATGACGTCCTATACCGAGCCGGTTAAGAACAAGGCCAGACGCATCGTCATAGATAACGCAATAGCTGCCCTCACAAAAGGTCGAACTGAGTCTACTCTAGCCCGTCGTTCTTATGTGCGCGAAGTAAGAAACCATATCTTGAGGAATGACAACCGCTATGACGCACGAGTAGCCAGCGAGCTTTCTGACGAAACCATTGCCAGATGGGAGTCCTTTTACGACTCAATAATTCAGGCAAGAACACCTGCTAACCTAAAGGTAGCCTATCTATCGGGTCCTAATCCTGAAAATGACCTTAGAGTGTTTTGCGAGGCAGGCGTCTTGCCAGAAAACATATGGGCATTTGAATCAGAAAACTCAACATATTCAGAGGCAGTCATCTCTGCACTAGATTCCGAATTTCCGTTTATTAAACTAGTTAATGGCGGCTTGGATGCGTTCGTCGAAGCCTCTCCGCAACGGTTCGATATCCTATACCTCGACTTTTGTGGCCCTTTACCTAGCCGTAATAAAAAGCAGAAAACTCTGAGTGCGCTCACAAAGATTCTTGCCAAGCATTCTCTCAACTCGCCTGGAGTCTTGATAACTAATTTTTCGCTACCGACGGAACTCCAGGATCCTTCAGGAAGGGCATTGATTGCAAAACTTGTTGCCTGTTATCTCTACCCGAAAGATTTTCTGGAGAGTAAAGACTCTGAATATGGATATATTGAAGGGCCTGTAGCACATGGATTCGATCCCCACGAATGGCATAAAAAAGTCGTAGCCGACCTCGACCATTACTACGGGGAATTCGTTACTCGATTGCTGATGGATCATGCAAGTGTGATATCCCCGTACAACAGATTCCCAAAAAACAATGCTATATTTGGCAAATTTTTTGACATTAAGGATACAGATTAG
- a CDS encoding SPFH domain-containing protein codes for MSDPANLFIWLGNHYLYFLAFTALVILLWNSVVIVGGNEIALIERRWFGSKMPQGRVVALGNEVGIQARTLGPGLHFLIPFIYKATKSVFTEILENEVGLIESVDGTSIPSGRIFAAVVAGHNSFQDGEAFIRNGGQKGPQIEVLPPGKYRINPYLFKLTKGNVTEIKDFEIGIVESVDGVAIPEGRIFAQAVEGHSSFQNGEAFINNGGQKGPQIEIIPPGNYRINPYLFKVTKSSATKIGDGEIGLVESADGSAIPAGRIFASVVSGHNSFQSGQDFIVSGGQKGPQTEILPPGVYRIHPNLFKVTKAEAVIIAKGEVGMVTAQDGAPIPMGRLLAQSVPGHSNYENGEAFLKNGGQKGPQIDVLLPGTYRINLNLFNIQVAPAAVVEANKIGLVTALDGIPLPEREYVASPITGHNDYQDGSAFLLKHGQRGPQLDVLRPGTYYINPLMFSVAIDDVAVVERGQVGVIVSNVGEDPTEEMKKRLGSSQTGASEEEGKEKYVVPKGFRGIQEEVAGPGRYYLNRRAFMAYIIDTTNITIDWDDQEDTRFDQLTVISKDGFPIQVSVKVVIRVRPDQAPYMVAKVGSIDNLIQHVIHPMIDSSFRNQASTASAMNFLQSRSEEQAKAETRARVDLEKYHVECVSVLICQIKLPEDLMQTQTKRIIAEQQQEMYKMEQKSQAERTEMEKMRATADQQPTLVASEIAVKVATQKKAEMITLAEGNAESKALEGAGEGKRLKAIGDGEASKIAAIGEATAQAYNKQQEAIGEEAIKQIKIVELVAAAIQEGKIKIVPDVLVTGGGNAGDGLMGQLSRVLPGVDLTALVNKQAALPKG; via the coding sequence ATGTCCGACCCCGCAAATCTCTTCATCTGGCTTGGTAATCATTATCTCTACTTTCTTGCCTTCACAGCCCTCGTAATTTTGCTCTGGAACTCGGTGGTCATCGTCGGCGGCAACGAGATCGCTCTCATCGAGCGACGCTGGTTCGGCAGCAAGATGCCGCAGGGGCGGGTCGTGGCCCTCGGGAACGAGGTAGGGATCCAGGCCCGCACCCTTGGCCCGGGACTGCACTTCCTCATCCCTTTCATCTATAAGGCCACGAAAAGTGTCTTCACCGAGATACTGGAAAACGAGGTCGGCCTGATCGAATCGGTGGACGGCACATCGATCCCGTCCGGACGCATTTTCGCCGCAGTAGTTGCCGGTCATAATTCCTTCCAGGACGGCGAAGCCTTCATCAGAAACGGCGGCCAGAAGGGGCCGCAGATCGAGGTGCTTCCTCCAGGCAAATACCGCATCAACCCGTATCTCTTCAAGCTGACCAAGGGGAACGTCACCGAGATCAAGGACTTCGAGATCGGCATCGTAGAGTCGGTGGACGGTGTCGCCATACCGGAAGGGAGGATCTTCGCCCAGGCGGTGGAAGGGCACAGCTCATTCCAAAACGGCGAGGCCTTCATCAACAACGGCGGACAGAAAGGTCCGCAGATCGAGATCATCCCTCCCGGCAATTACCGCATCAACCCGTACCTCTTCAAGGTGACCAAGAGCTCGGCGACCAAGATCGGCGACGGGGAGATCGGCCTGGTGGAATCGGCCGACGGCTCGGCCATCCCCGCCGGACGCATCTTTGCTTCCGTAGTCTCCGGGCACAACTCCTTCCAGTCCGGCCAGGATTTCATCGTGAGCGGCGGCCAGAAGGGGCCTCAGACCGAGATCCTGCCGCCGGGCGTCTACCGCATCCATCCGAACCTCTTCAAGGTGACCAAGGCCGAGGCCGTCATCATCGCGAAAGGGGAGGTCGGCATGGTCACCGCCCAGGACGGCGCACCCATTCCCATGGGACGCCTTCTGGCCCAGAGCGTACCGGGACACTCCAACTACGAAAACGGCGAGGCCTTCCTCAAAAACGGCGGACAAAAGGGGCCCCAGATCGACGTGCTCCTTCCGGGTACCTACCGTATCAACCTGAACCTGTTCAATATCCAGGTCGCGCCTGCGGCGGTGGTCGAGGCGAACAAGATCGGCCTCGTAACCGCTCTGGACGGTATTCCGTTGCCTGAGCGCGAATACGTCGCCTCCCCGATCACCGGCCATAACGACTACCAGGACGGTTCGGCCTTCCTGCTCAAACATGGGCAGCGCGGCCCGCAACTGGACGTGTTGCGTCCGGGAACCTATTACATCAACCCGCTCATGTTCAGCGTCGCCATCGACGACGTTGCCGTGGTCGAGCGCGGGCAGGTCGGTGTCATCGTCTCCAACGTGGGGGAAGACCCGACCGAGGAGATGAAGAAACGTCTCGGCTCGTCACAGACCGGCGCCTCCGAAGAAGAGGGGAAGGAGAAGTACGTCGTCCCGAAGGGATTCCGCGGCATCCAGGAGGAAGTCGCCGGACCGGGCCGCTACTACCTCAACCGTCGCGCCTTCATGGCGTACATCATCGACACCACCAACATCACCATAGATTGGGATGATCAGGAAGACACCCGTTTCGACCAGTTGACCGTCATTTCCAAGGACGGCTTCCCGATCCAGGTCTCCGTCAAGGTGGTCATCCGCGTCCGTCCGGACCAGGCACCGTACATGGTGGCGAAGGTCGGCTCCATCGACAACCTCATCCAGCACGTAATACACCCGATGATCGACTCCTCCTTCCGAAACCAGGCTTCCACCGCCTCCGCGATGAACTTCCTGCAGAGCCGTTCCGAAGAGCAGGCCAAGGCGGAAACCAGGGCCCGGGTCGACTTGGAGAAGTATCACGTCGAGTGCGTATCCGTGCTGATCTGCCAGATCAAGCTTCCCGAGGATCTGATGCAGACCCAGACCAAGAGGATCATCGCCGAGCAGCAGCAGGAGATGTACAAGATGGAGCAGAAGTCCCAGGCGGAGCGTACCGAGATGGAGAAGATGCGCGCCACCGCCGATCAGCAGCCGACCCTTGTAGCCTCCGAGATCGCCGTGAAGGTCGCCACCCAGAAGAAGGCCGAGATGATCACGTTGGCCGAAGGCAACGCCGAGTCCAAGGCGCTGGAAGGTGCAGGGGAAGGAAAGCGCTTGAAGGCGATAGGCGACGGCGAGGCGTCCAAGATCGCCGCCATCGGTGAAGCCACCGCCCAGGCCTACAACAAGCAGCAGGAAGCGATCGGCGAAGAAGCCATCAAGCAGATCAAGATCGTCGAGTTGGTAGCCGCCGCCATACAGGAAGGAAAGATCAAGATCGTCCCCGACGTCCTTGTCACCGGCGGCGGAAATGCAGGCGACGGTTTGATGGGCCAGTTGAGCCGGGTGTTGCCGGGAGTCGATCTCACCGCCTTGGTGAACAAGCAGGCGGCCTTGCCTAAGGGGTAA
- a CDS encoding DMT family transporter encodes MRFLRLIAVVMTMLLAGCDQASMIKKMTPPEAESAAKGYIDLLRENRFEEIEKDLDPSVKTADIRNKMDKMAQMIPAQQPESIKVVGAQVNTFHGPNGPETTTTNITFEYQFKAKWLLINVATQKKGGVSTIVGFNVNPITDSLKNLNKFRLVGKSPLQYSVLLLAILIPLFTLYALIQCFRTKIENRKWLWIIFVMFGLAKFSVDWTTGQWSINPVAVLFLGAGAFAPLYGAWVISISLPLGAVIFLLKRKNLSKQHNDTAAFIQPEPEKEEWLADLDK; translated from the coding sequence ATGCGATTTCTCCGTTTAATTGCCGTCGTAATGACAATGCTCCTTGCTGGCTGTGATCAAGCGAGCATGATTAAAAAAATGACGCCACCCGAGGCCGAATCTGCAGCAAAAGGCTATATCGATCTCCTTAGAGAGAATAGGTTCGAGGAAATCGAAAAGGACCTTGACCCAAGCGTCAAAACCGCTGACATTCGTAACAAGATGGATAAGATGGCGCAGATGATTCCTGCGCAACAGCCTGAATCTATAAAAGTGGTAGGAGCACAGGTAAACACCTTTCATGGTCCCAATGGACCAGAAACTACTACAACAAACATAACTTTTGAGTACCAGTTCAAGGCTAAGTGGCTGCTGATTAACGTTGCGACTCAGAAGAAAGGCGGAGTCTCGACCATTGTTGGTTTTAATGTCAATCCGATCACAGATTCTTTAAAAAATCTCAACAAATTTAGGCTAGTAGGTAAGAGCCCTCTACAGTATTCAGTGCTTTTATTAGCCATTCTTATTCCACTATTTACCCTGTACGCTCTAATACAGTGCTTCAGAACCAAAATAGAAAATAGAAAGTGGCTTTGGATAATATTTGTAATGTTCGGATTGGCAAAATTTTCAGTAGATTGGACGACTGGTCAATGGTCAATAAACCCTGTGGCTGTGCTGTTTCTAGGAGCAGGTGCATTTGCTCCTCTTTATGGGGCATGGGTTATAAGCATATCTTTGCCGTTAGGAGCGGTTATCTTTTTGCTAAAGAGGAAGAATCTTTCGAAGCAGCATAACGATACTGCTGCTTTTATACAGCCAGAACCTGAAAAAGAGGAGTGGCTGGCTGACTTAGACAAATGA
- a CDS encoding metal-dependent hydrolase, producing MPTIITHAIVGAGTGVAISNRALPKKFWLLSVFCAILPDVDGIGLKIGIPYSHFFGHRGFFHSLFFACMVGLTVTAVILRKGEASRNDWWFYSIYFSLATASHGVLDAFTNGGLGIALLAPFIDHRYFFWTTPISVSPISPRAFLTWRAFGILSNEMKWVWLPVLVLASAGKFFLFRQNRDERGQARLLDI from the coding sequence TTGCCAACGATCATCACTCATGCAATTGTCGGAGCCGGGACCGGGGTTGCCATCTCGAACAGGGCCCTCCCGAAGAAATTCTGGCTCTTATCCGTCTTTTGCGCAATTCTTCCTGACGTCGATGGTATAGGTCTTAAAATTGGCATCCCTTACAGCCACTTCTTCGGACACCGCGGTTTCTTTCATTCACTTTTTTTTGCCTGCATGGTCGGACTAACGGTCACCGCGGTCATCCTTCGAAAAGGCGAGGCATCGCGGAACGACTGGTGGTTTTACTCGATTTACTTTTCTCTAGCAACCGCCTCCCACGGCGTTCTCGATGCCTTTACCAATGGCGGGCTGGGCATTGCCTTATTGGCGCCATTCATTGACCACCGTTATTTCTTCTGGACGACGCCAATTTCCGTTTCGCCAATTAGCCCAAGGGCTTTCTTGACATGGAGAGCATTCGGCATTCTGTCCAACGAGATGAAATGGGTTTGGTTGCCGGTCCTGGTGTTAGCGTCGGCGGGCAAGTTTTTCCTTTTTCGCCAGAACAGAGATGAGCGGGGTCAGGCTCGACTTTTGGATATTTGA